The window TTAGTACTAAGATAAATTGGTGCAACAGTACTGATAAGTATTGGTTGTTTTCCGACCTCCCCGCGATAGATCTTATAGGTAGTCGCCCGTGGATCTGATGTGCTCGACCATTTGAGTACGACTTCAGATTTTGAAATGGATGTCGCACGCAGACCTATCGGCTTAAATGGAATTTGGCCATCATAATTCAAGACTGGGGTGTAACCAGTAGGGGCAGGAGTCTCCGGAAAACTATGAACAGGAATATCATGCCCGGATACTTCCGTTAAGAAATTGCGTTGTGTCCGAATATCTTTTACATCGATAATTTCCCATTGAGCATTTTCTGGCGACAGGCGTTCCAGCTTCCATTTAACCAGATCATTGCAAGAATCATCAGGCGGCGTATCCTGCTTCGCTACGATTTGGTAGGCGGAAATCTTTCGATTACCTGCGAGGGCGATTTCAATCCAAGGTGGATGACCCGTATTTTCCGATACCCACCCAACACCACCCTCGACGATAGTACGATTGTTACTGACGCCATCCGTGGAAACAATCGGATCATCCGACGAGGAGTTCACCCCAGTGAACCCGGAAGTAATGAGATTACCGTTCAAATCCTTCAAAAGGATTTTACCGATGGCTATTTTTGTAATAGCAGCATCGGCACCTTTGTTATCAACCCCTAAACTATATGCCGTCAGCCGAAAGAACGTATTATTTCTGCGATCAGCTGGATTCATTACAGAGGCGTTACCTTCAATAGTAGCCATACACCATCACCTTAATTGTTAAATACGTTTTATTTATTGGTAGCCGCATCCCCAGGTGTCAGGTTGGAATCAGAATTTTTTTGTAGCGGTGTGAACCATGGGTTATGACAACCATGTGAAGTTTTAAGTTTATGCAGTTGCTATCTTCAGATCTACATACACGGAAACCAAATTTTGATCGATTCGTGAATACGGTTACACGAATCGACTAATTTAATTTATGAAAGTAAGCACAGGAGGGGCAAAAAGTCGAAGCACAAGCACAACTGGAGCTGCAAAAAATGTTGGATCACCGGAAAAAATGTACAGATGTATGCATGAGGGGAGTCAAAAACGTACAAGAAAAATCTATCTGAAGCGTTACAGCCAAGCGGAGAGGACTAGGAAGAGAGATGAGAATCAA of the Gammaproteobacteria bacterium genome contains:
- a CDS encoding hypothetical protein (Evidence 5 : Unknown function); the protein is MATIEGNASVMNPADRRNNTFFRLTAYSLGVDNKGADAAITKIAIGKILLKDLNGNLITSGFTGVNSSSDDPIVSTDGVSNNRTIVEGGVGWVSENTGHPPWIEIALAGNRKISAYQIVAKQDTPPDDSCNDLVKWKLERLSPENAQWEIIDVKDIRTQRNFLTEVSGHDIPVHSFPETPAPTGYTPVLNYDGQIPFKPIGLRATSISKSEVVLKWSSTSDPRATTYKIYRGEVGKQPILISTVAPIYLSTNLRVG